A window of the Hevea brasiliensis isolate MT/VB/25A 57/8 chromosome 6, ASM3005281v1, whole genome shotgun sequence genome harbors these coding sequences:
- the LOC110673733 gene encoding peroxisomal membrane protein 13, producing the protein MPQSTEMPLEGLLLQVHGSITMAPATMEMQGVVNCFGRISILIVQNTQAFHMIMSALLQLFDRSALLYVELARFALRLLGFRTKPRMVQPRASNGLPPPPENQQHLQGSKAAPSGPGDSV; encoded by the exons ATGCCTCAGTCAACAGAAATGCCCTTGGAAGGCCTGCTCCTCCAAGTCCATGGCAGCATAACTATGGCACCAGCAACTATGGAG ATGCAGGGTGTGGTGAACTGTTTTGGCCGCATATCAATTCTCATAGTCCAGAATACACAAGCCTTTCACATGATCATGAGTGCTCTTCTTCAG CTTTTTGATCGGTCTGCTCTGTTGTATGTAGAGTTAGCCAGATTTGCACTGAGGCTGCTGGGGTTTAGAACAAAGCCGCGAATGGTTCAACCGCGGGCTTCCAATGGACTCCCTCCCCCACCAGAAAATCAGCAGCACCTTCAAGGATCAAAGGCAGCTCCCAGTGGGCCTGGGGACAGTGTGTAA
- the LOC110673728 gene encoding uncharacterized GPI-anchored protein At1g61900 isoform X2: protein MGSFWTVTQLKGSLWQRFLLLIIWLSIFRDVVAMQTLLEPNHISSTSELATPPISGLFNPIEISPAVFPHYPYPSESLPPMYPTFPTTYEPNLTGKCPVNFSAMSNLMDKTASDCSVPLAALVGNVICCPQLGSLLHIFQGYYSINSDKLVLENSVANDCFSDIISILASRGANTTIPALCSVKSSNLTGGSCPVKDVISFEKIVNTSKLLEACSAVDPLKECCRPICQPAVMEAVLHISGTQLTINDNKELVSNSNHIDVLNDCKGVVYAYLSKKLSADAANAAFRILSACKVNKVCPLNFTQPSEVIKACRNVAAPSPSCCSSLNTYIAGIQKQMLITNKQAIICATVFGSILRKGGVMTNVYELCDIDLKDFSIQAYGQQGCLLRSLPADVVFDNSTGFSFTCDLIDNIAAPWPTSSSMSSLSLCAPEMSLPALPTSETLKNPVEWKNWSSRSAFFEPLMAASRLC from the exons ATGGGCTCTTTTTGGACTGTTACTCAACTTAAGG GTTCACTGTGGCAACGATTTTTATTACTCATTATTTGGCTATCCATTTTCCGAGATGTTGTGGCGATGCAGACTCTGCTTGAACCTAACCACATTTCTTCCACATCTGAGCTAGCGACTCCACCTATTTCTGGGCTTTTTAATCCCATAGAAATATCACCTGCTGTCTTCCCACATTACCCCTATCCTAGTGAATCTTTGCCACCTATGTACCCAACTTTTCCCACCACATATGAACCAAATTTAACTGGGAAATGCCCTGTAAATTTCTCTGCCATGTCAAATCTCATGGATAAGACAGCATCTGATTGCTCTGTACCTTTAGCAGCTCTTGTAGGAAATGTAATATGTTGTCCACAGCTTGGCAGTTTACTCCACATCTTCCAGGGTTATTACAGCATCAACTCTGATAAGTTGGTTTTGGAGAATTCAGTAGCTAATGATTGTTTTTCAGATATCATTAGTATCTTAGCCAGCAGAGGGGCCAATACCACAATACCTGCACTTTGTTCTGTAAAATCATCAAATCTTACTGGTGGGTCTTGTCCAGTAAAGGATGTTATTAGCTTTGAGAAAATAGTTAACACAAGCAAGTTGCTGGAAGCCTGTAGTGCTGTTGATCCTCTTAAAGAATGTTGTAGACCAATTTGCCAACCTGCAGTTATGGAAGCTGTTCTTCACATTTCTGGAACACAGTTAACGATCAATGACAATAAAGAATTAGTGAGCAATTCTAATCATATTGATGTTCTTAACGATTGCAAAGGTGTGGTATATGCATATCTCTCTAAGAAACTCTCAGCAGATGCTGCAAATGCTGCATTCCGAATATTATCAGCCTGCAAAGTTAACAAGG TTTGCCCATTGAATTTCACGCAGCCATCAGAGGTAATTAAAGCATGTCGCAATGTAGCTGCTCCCAGTCCTTCCTGCTGTAGTTCACTGAATACTTATATTGCTGGAATACAAAAGCAAATGCTAATTACAAACAAGCAAGCCATAATCTGCGCAACAGTTTTTGGGTCTATTCTTCGAAAAGGCGGGGTCATGACAAATGTATATGAGCTTTGTGACATTGACCTGAAAGATTTTAGCATCCAAG CATATGGACAACAAG GGTGTCTACTCCGAAGCTTGCCTGCAGATGTTGTATTTGACAATTCAACGGGGTTCAGCTTTACATGTGACCTGATTGACAACATTGCAGCCCCATGGCCAACATCATCCTCCATGTCATCCTTGTCTCTTTGCGCTCCAG AGATGTCCTTGCCTGCCTTGCCGACATCAGAGACTTTAAAAAATCCTG TGGAGTGGAAAAACTGGAGTAGTAGATCGGCATTCTTTGAGCCTTTGATGGCTGCCTCAAGACTTTGTTAA
- the LOC110673732 gene encoding protein NLP8, with the protein MENPFSLKDKGTGYWTSPRAQTDGMAPSDGGARNSISEDPFNHFSEIMNFDTYAGWCNSPSATDQMFASYGLSSLQSTPYASFDLLSFAEQNSPTSLLGSVLNAAGTSYNSGDKMAFQQADSQFSYASDLMDADDLGAKQSNGSQQQSDFLDMDNCMISRPIGFSLDEKMLRALSLLKESAGGGILAQVWVPMRHRDQYIMTTFEQPYLLDQILAGYREVSRTYTFSAEVKPDLPLGLPGRVFISKVPEWTSNVVYYRNTEYLRAKHARYHKVQGSIALPIFEPPEMSCCAVLELVTIKEKPNFDSEMENVCLALQAVNLRTTAPPRLLPQSLSRDQRAALTEITDVLRAVCHAHSLPLALTWIPCNYMEEAVDEIIKVRVREGNSRSTGKFVLCIEGTACYVNDREMQGFVHACSEHYIEEGQGIAGKALQSNHPFFFPDVKAYDIIEYPLVHHARKYGLNAAVAIRLRSTYTGDDDYILEFFLPVNMKGSSEQQLLLNNLSGTMQRICKSLRTVSDAELAGGEGSKVESQKGAITSFPPMSVSMSNSQTTLSAANLNLTDKIPSDAAGSKYDGMESDGPHEQVMNRSRRQLEKKRSTAEKNVSLSVLQQYFSGSLKDAAKSIGVCPTTLKRICRQHGISRWPSRKINKVNRSLRKIQTVLDSVQGVEGGLKFDPTTGGFVAAGSIVQEKSFLFPDKKLPSRNSESATEDAVSVPAAHIDGNNSSVKVEEDECCVDACGELLIKSSACVIDCSEDSKLISTDAGICQKGSGGCGPWAAMDNSSTFAKGGKGSLNTGSVKLDNSDTHFVSRSSSSLGATEELDAKVEGDDGVVEHNWPTCSSMTESSNGSGSMIHGSASSSPSFEEEKHSKVKCDDHGSKITVKATYKEDTIRFKFEPSAGCFQLYEEIAKRFKLQNGTFQLKYLDDEEEWVMLVSDSDLQECVEILDYIGKRSVKFLVRDVAFTMGSSGSSSCFLGGSS; encoded by the exons ATGGAAAACCCCTTCTCATTGAAAGATAAGGGGACTGGTTATTGGACTTCGCCCAGAGCACAGACAGATGGTATGGCTCCATCAGATGGTGGTGCAAGGAATTCAATTTCAGAGGACCCATTCAACCATTTTTCCGAGATAATGAATTTTGATACATACGCTGGTTGGTGCAACAGCCCATCAGCAACAGACCAGATGTTTGCCTCCTATGGGTTATCGTCTCTCCAGTCAACACCCTATGCATCTTTTGATTTATTAAGTTTTGCAGAACAGAATTCTCCAACCTCTCTTTTAGGCAGTGTATTAAATGCTGCTGGGACTTCTTACAATTCTGGAGACAAAATGGCATTTCAGCAAGCGGATTCCCAATTTAGTTATGCATCAGATTTAATGGATGCTGATGATTTGGGTGCCAAACAAAGTAATGGTTCTCAGCAACAGAGCGATTTCTTGGATATGGATAATTGTATGATTTCTAGACCCATTGGGTTCTCACTTGATGAAAAGATGTTAAGGGCATTATCCTTGTTGAAAGAATCTGCTGGTGGTGGCATTTTGGCACAAGTTTGGGTTCCAATGAGGCACAGAGATCAATATATCATGACCACTTTTGAGCAACCGTACTTACTTGACCAAATTCTGGCAGGTTATCGTGAAGTTTCGAGGACATATACATTCTCTGCAGAAGTGAAGCCTGACCTTCCCCTAGGGCTTCCTGGTCGTGTGTTCATCTCTAAAGTTCCAGAATGGACTTCAAATGTAGTTTATTATAGGAATACTGAGTACTTGCGAGCAAAGCACGCACGCTACCATAAGGTCCAAGGATCTATTGCCTTGCCGATCTTTGAACCTCCTGAGATGTCCTGTTGTGCTGTACTGGAACTTGTCACAATTAAGGAGAAACCTAATTTTGATTCAGAAATGGAAAATGTTTGCCTCGCCCTCCAG GCTGTAAATTTAAGAACCACTGCACCTCCTCGACTTCTTCCTCAG aGCCTCTCAAGGGATCAAAGAGCTGCCTTAACGGAAATAACTGATGTTTTACGAGCTGTATGTCATGCACATAGCTTACCACTAGCTCTAACATGGATTCCTTGCAATTATATGGAGGAAGCTGTTGATGAAATAATTAAAGTGCGTGTCAGGGAAGGTAATTCAAGGTCTACTGGGAAATTTGTGCTATGCATTGAGGGTACAGCTTGTTATGTGAATGATAGAGAAATGCAAGGATTTGTACATGCATGTTCAGAACATTATATTGAGGAAGGACAAGGTATAGCTGGAAAAGCACTTCAATCAAATCACCCTTTCTTCTTCCCTGACGTGAAGGCGTATGATATAATTGAATACCCACTTGTCCATCATGCACGCAAGTATGGTCTGAATGCTGCAGTTGCAATCAGGCTAAGAAGCACTTATACTGGTGATGACGATTATATATTAGAGTTCTTTCTTCCTGTCAATATGAAGGGGAGTTCGGAACAGCAACTTTTGTTGAACAACCTCTCAGGTACCATGCAGAGAATCTGTAAGAGTTTGAGAACAGTTTCAGATGCAGAGTTAGCAGGGGGAGAAGGTTCTAAAGTTGAGTCTCAGAAGGGAGCAATAACCAGCTTTCCACCAATGTCTGTTTCAATGAGTAACTCTCAAACCACATTATCTGCAGCCAACTTAAATTTGACCGACAAAATACCTTCCGATGCAGCTGGGTCCAAATATGATGGAATGGAATCAGATGGTCCTCATGAACAG GTGATGAATAGATCAAGGAGGCAGCTGGAGAAGAAGAGGAGTACAGCAGAGAAAAATGTGAGCTTGAGCGTCCTTCAGCAATACTTTTCTGGAAGTCTCAAGGATGCTGCCAAAAGCATTGGTG TTTGCCCCACAACACTGAAAAGGATATGCAGACAACATGGGATCTCTAGATGGCCATCCCGCAAAATAAATAAGGTGAACCGCTCATTGAGGAAAATACAGACCGTGCTTGACTCTGTTCAGGGAGTGGAGGGAGGACTAAAATTTGACCCTACCACAGGGGGATTTGTGGCGGCAGGCTCCATTGTCCAGGAAAAAAGCTTTCTATTTCCTGACAAAAAACTTCCCTCTAGAAATTCTGAATCCGCCACTGAAGATGCAGTTTCTGTACCTGCAGCTCATATTGATGGCAATAATTCTTCAGTTAAAGTTGAAGAGGATGAATGCTGTGTGGATGCATGTGGGGAACTGCTAATTAAATCTAGCGCTTGTGTCATTGATTGTAGTGAAGATTCCAAATTGATATCAACAGATGCTGGGATATGTCAAAAGGGTAGCGGTGGCTGTGGACCTTGGGCTGCTATGGATAATTCCTCTACATTTGCAAAAGGAGGGAAGGGAAGTCTTAACACTGGAAGCGTGAAACTAGACAATTCGGACACTCATTTTGTGTCTAGAAGCTCAAGCTCCCTGGGTGCTACTGAGGAGTTGGATGCCAAAGTGGAGGGTGATGATGGAGTGGTTGAACATAACTGGCCTACTTGTTCGAGCATGACTGAGTCTTCAAATGGCTCTGGTTCAATGATTCATGGCAGTGCATCAAGCTCACCAAGCTTTGAGGAGGAGAAGCATTCAAAAGTCAAATGTGATGATCATGGATCGAAAATTACTGTGAAAGCCACATATAAGGAAGATACAATTAGATTTAAGTTTGAGCCTTCTGCAGGGTGTTTCCAATTGTATGAAGAAATTGCAAAAAGGTTCAAATTGCAAAATGGAACATTCCAGCTCAAGTATCTTGATGATGAAGAAGAGTGGGTGATGCTGGTGAGTGACTCTGACTTGCAGGAGTGTGTTGAGATACTGGATTATATTGGAAAACGAAGTGTGAAGTTCCTTGTTCGTGACGTAGCTTTTACAATGGGCAGCTCGGGCAGCAGCAGTTGCTTCTTAGGAGGAAGCTCCTAG
- the LOC110673728 gene encoding uncharacterized GPI-anchored protein At1g61900 isoform X1, which yields MGSFWTVTQLKGSLWQRFLLLIIWLSIFRDVVAMQTLLEPNHISSTSELATPPISGLFNPIEISPAVFPHYPYPSESLPPMYPTFPTTYEPNLTGKCPVNFSAMSNLMDKTASDCSVPLAALVGNVICCPQLGSLLHIFQGYYSINSDKLVLENSVANDCFSDIISILASRGANTTIPALCSVKSSNLTGGSCPVKDVISFEKIVNTSKLLEACSAVDPLKECCRPICQPAVMEAVLHISGTQLTINDNKELVSNSNHIDVLNDCKGVVYAYLSKKLSADAANAAFRILSACKVNKVCPLNFTQPSEVIKACRNVAAPSPSCCSSLNTYIAGIQKQMLITNKQAIICATVFGSILRKGGVMTNVYELCDIDLKDFSIQAYGQQGCLLRSLPADVVFDNSTGFSFTCDLIDNIAAPWPTSSSMSSLSLCAPEMSLPALPTSETLKNPGNRGGGSEFVVPIFSFFIFSTLLY from the exons ATGGGCTCTTTTTGGACTGTTACTCAACTTAAGG GTTCACTGTGGCAACGATTTTTATTACTCATTATTTGGCTATCCATTTTCCGAGATGTTGTGGCGATGCAGACTCTGCTTGAACCTAACCACATTTCTTCCACATCTGAGCTAGCGACTCCACCTATTTCTGGGCTTTTTAATCCCATAGAAATATCACCTGCTGTCTTCCCACATTACCCCTATCCTAGTGAATCTTTGCCACCTATGTACCCAACTTTTCCCACCACATATGAACCAAATTTAACTGGGAAATGCCCTGTAAATTTCTCTGCCATGTCAAATCTCATGGATAAGACAGCATCTGATTGCTCTGTACCTTTAGCAGCTCTTGTAGGAAATGTAATATGTTGTCCACAGCTTGGCAGTTTACTCCACATCTTCCAGGGTTATTACAGCATCAACTCTGATAAGTTGGTTTTGGAGAATTCAGTAGCTAATGATTGTTTTTCAGATATCATTAGTATCTTAGCCAGCAGAGGGGCCAATACCACAATACCTGCACTTTGTTCTGTAAAATCATCAAATCTTACTGGTGGGTCTTGTCCAGTAAAGGATGTTATTAGCTTTGAGAAAATAGTTAACACAAGCAAGTTGCTGGAAGCCTGTAGTGCTGTTGATCCTCTTAAAGAATGTTGTAGACCAATTTGCCAACCTGCAGTTATGGAAGCTGTTCTTCACATTTCTGGAACACAGTTAACGATCAATGACAATAAAGAATTAGTGAGCAATTCTAATCATATTGATGTTCTTAACGATTGCAAAGGTGTGGTATATGCATATCTCTCTAAGAAACTCTCAGCAGATGCTGCAAATGCTGCATTCCGAATATTATCAGCCTGCAAAGTTAACAAGG TTTGCCCATTGAATTTCACGCAGCCATCAGAGGTAATTAAAGCATGTCGCAATGTAGCTGCTCCCAGTCCTTCCTGCTGTAGTTCACTGAATACTTATATTGCTGGAATACAAAAGCAAATGCTAATTACAAACAAGCAAGCCATAATCTGCGCAACAGTTTTTGGGTCTATTCTTCGAAAAGGCGGGGTCATGACAAATGTATATGAGCTTTGTGACATTGACCTGAAAGATTTTAGCATCCAAG CATATGGACAACAAG GGTGTCTACTCCGAAGCTTGCCTGCAGATGTTGTATTTGACAATTCAACGGGGTTCAGCTTTACATGTGACCTGATTGACAACATTGCAGCCCCATGGCCAACATCATCCTCCATGTCATCCTTGTCTCTTTGCGCTCCAG AGATGTCCTTGCCTGCCTTGCCGACATCAGAGACTTTAAAAAATCCTG GCAACCGTGGTGGTGGGTCGGAGTTTGTGGTTcccattttttcattttttattttcagtACATTGTTGTACTGA